One genomic segment of Panicum virgatum strain AP13 chromosome 2N, P.virgatum_v5, whole genome shotgun sequence includes these proteins:
- the LOC120662037 gene encoding protein HUA2-LIKE 3-like isoform X2, whose protein sequence is MPPARKKRGAAAAAAAAAAAAAAQWKVGDLVLAKMKGFPAWPAVISEPQKWNLPPPASKKRLLVYFYGTKQVAFCNYTDLEALTEEKKKSLLVKRHGKGADFVRAVKEIVEIYDSLKKETNNENNKSVLIENNLRMDVESHVNNSSSLHTGGLEDGSDLANDNKMEDCPTSSMDHNTSRSNINTMVVEHCVVNSAHVDPTEKSPLLHESRHSPLHASSCSKKSDEDPQQQDSCTNGNFALAWRSGSSLGAESITSQDSDGPMDGTNQLSVDLIPGDKQEDSAWHKSIDDDKPSLGSPSAWHKSIDDDKPSLGSPSATKEAVLSHSSQETSSQLAPSGASNDDKPSTAKDNVRCTCSNEVSQNGVRDKEDKLNGMVDLPINTTRTFRRKRRPNTSVNYPVSSEVSNMDRELQPKSKGDTVCSPNSRSEIIKSDGDEHLPLVKRARVRMERPTLEDATADEPDHSSDKTEPAKHEDPCYKHTMSAISGKDQSADDLPPSVDASPNINLSLPSGEVVNSCNNNNEFQPKVFTLDVEAALPPSKRLHRALEAMSANTSETFSNLPEATKSNEVSLKGCTASTERSPLNNSADALVKSPKSAMAKSPKVSLSAHSSDAPTGQKHITQVVMLNKDALSPVSLDLRNDDLSDNIQKDRVSEEACMDSENAPNLVVHTGIDSDKCEKTPPCSMKLEEPGVVSEFDQPPSHKLSGNEPRESVEGSKNAFSITIDVSAEPISQANGVVSYTNGTCDPVLHDDTVLAESTVSICDTRATCLVSKVSCIHSDTSNRTVEAHSSSIAPGDPDHGLNLKDKSISPDSMPTKELVADGHACGFSQSNSFTHSSLDSKFVSEPLLNIPSLKEGSSDQCSPSNHTIRSASDRVHTEEDIGMIPFDNLQPKGLNKLAGHHEANSARRAFEAFVGTLTRTKESISRATRLALDCAKHGIAGEVMDIIIEHLEKETNLYKRVDLFFLVDSIIRYCRNQKGGPGDAYPSLIQAVLPRIIYASAPPGNSAWENRRQCLKVLRLWLERKTLSEYIIRHHIKELEALNEASFGSSHRPSGTERALNDPLRDNEAFLVDEYGSNAGFHLQNLICTKLLEDEDGRSSEERSFGGLTPEHEVTGASEQEVCHFHVTKHQLILEEVDGELEMEDAAPSTGAEASSRCQEGLNSNSSCTRTSQQLSSIPPLPDDKAPSPPPLPSSPPPQPRPPCPVSQGSQVQGALLAAADCVEQQHPGANYNVEGQHPYSVANSRGNMDACVASSQPPVHYNSGYAGHTNQIFQPPQPPVHYNSGYAGHTNQIFQPPPPPPLQPPPPPQPIAAFHPSGPHGSLCGPSVPHHGNNYHQPPSAPLPNSAYHPQGSNQFSYPPEPEQRTQPWNYGPPYPESCQYGGHDRGHHGYNRGPHFDDRGHHFDDRGHRFDGGGHYFDDGMHRFDDRWHHFHDRGQMHHEVMDGGRFPPFFPPDHFEAPPNQFHCGRPLEPPQGPCSGWSMPHRRSKYPTDSRQTMEPHVSNGGWRRHGRHDHDRYN, encoded by the exons ATGCCGCCGGCCCGTAAgaagcgcggcgcggcggcggccgccgccgccgctgcagctgccgcggcggcgcagtggaAGGTGGGCGACCTTGTGCTCGCTAAGATGAAGGGCTTCCCGGCATGGCCGGCCGTG ATAAGTGAACCACAGAAATGGAACCTTCCTCCTCCTGCATCCAAAAAGAGGTTGCTGGTCTACTTTTATGGAACTAAACAAGT TGCCTTTTGTAACTATACTGACCTTGAGGCACTCactgaagagaagaaaaaatctCTACTTGTTAAGCGACATGGGAAAGGGGCAGATTTTGTCCGAGCAGTTAAGGAAATAGTTGAGATTTATGATTCTTTAAAGAAAGAGACTAATAATGAAAATAATAAGAGTGTCTTGATTGAAAATAATTTGAGGATGGATGTCGAAAGTCATGTCAATAACAGTAGCAGTTTGCATACTGGAGGTCTTGAGGATGGTTCTGATCTGGCCAATGACAACAAGATGGAGGATTGCCCCACCTCTTCCATGGATCACAACACTTCTCGATCTAATATCAATACAATGGTGGTTGAGCACTGTGTTGTAAATTCTGCACATGTTGACCCTACTGAAAAGTCACCTCTCCTTCATGAGAGTAGACATTCTCCTTTGCATGCCAGTTCATGTTCAAAGAAGAGTGACGAAGATCCACAGCAACAAGATTCCTGCACAAATGGTAATTTTGCATTAGCATGGAGATCAGGAAGTTCATTAGGTGCTGAATCAATAACAAGTCAGGACTCTGATGGCCCTATGGATGGTACCAATCAGCTTTCTGTTGATTTGATTCCTGGTGACAAGCAGGAAGATTCTGCTTGGCATAAGAGCATTGACGATGACAAACCTAGCTTGGGTTCCCCTTCTGCTTGGCATAAGAGCATTGACGATGACAAACCTAGCTTGGGTTCCCCTTCTGCGACAAAGGAAGCTGTCTTGTCACATTCAAGTCAAGAAACCAGCAGTCAACTTGCACCCTCTGGTGCTAGTAATGATGATAAACCGAGTACTGCAAAAGATAATGTACGATGTACTTGTAGTAATGAGGTATCCCAAAATGGAGTCAGGGACAAAGAAGACAAACTGAATGGAATGGTTGATCTTCCCATTAACACAACCCGAACttttagaagaaaaagaaggccaAACACTAGTGTTAATTATCCTGTCAGTAGTGAGGTATCAAATATGGACAGGGAATTGCAGCCTAAGTCAAAAGGAGATACTGTATGTTCTCCAAATTCAAGGAGCGAAATTATCAAATCAGATGGAGATGAGCACTTACCGTTGGTCAAAAGGGCAAGAGTACGAATGGAAAGACCTACACTGGAGGATGCCACAGCGGATGAACCTGACCACTCTTCTGACAAAACAGAGCCAGCTAAACATGAAGATCCATGCTATAAGCATACAATGTCTGCAATATCTGGAAAGGATCAATCAGCCGATGACTTACCTCCTAGTGTAGATGCGTCACCCAACATAAACCTCTCTCTGCCATCAGGAGAAGTTGTGAATtcttgtaataataataatgaatTCCAACCAAAGGTTTTTACATTGGATGTAGAAGCTGCTTTACCTCCATCAAAACGCCTTCATCGTGCCTTAGAAGCTATGTCTGCTAATACATCTGAAACTTTTAGTAATCTGCCTGAAGCTACAAAGTCAAATGAAGTTAGTCTGAAAGGCTGCACTGCTTCAACAGAAAGGTCCCCTCTTAACAACTCTGCAGATGCACTTGTTAAAAGTCCAAAATCTGCAATGGCTAAAAGCCCGAAGGTGTCTTTGAGTGCACATTCTTCAGATGCCCCAACTGGCCAAAAGCATATCACACAAGTTGTCATGTTGAACAAGGATGCCCTCTCTCCTGTTTCTTTGGATTTGAGAAATGATGATCTCAGTGACAATATACAAAAAGACAGAGTTTCTGAAGAAGCCTGCATGGACAGTGAAAATGCACCTAATTTAGTTGTTCATACTGGGATTGATAGCGATAAGTGTGAAAAAACTCCACCCTGTTCCATGAAATTGGAAGAGCCAGGTGTTGTATCTGAGTTTGATCAACCACCTTCACACAAACTAAGTGGAAATGAGCCTAGGGAATCAGTTGAAGGCTCTAAAAATGCTTTCAGCATAACTATCGATGTATCTGCTGAGCCAATTAGCCAAGCAAATGGTGTTGTCTCATATACTAATGGCACTTGTGATCCTGTGCTGCATGATGACACTGTTTTAGCTGAATCAACAGTTAGTATTTGTGACACAAGGGCCACTTGTTTGGTTTCTAAAGTTTCGTGTATTCATTCTGACACAAGCAACAGGACAGTTGAAGC GCATAGTTCATCAATTGCACCAGGAGACCCTGACCATGGATTAAACCTAAAAGATAAGAGCATATCTCCAGATTCAATGCCTACAAAAGAACTAGTTGCTGATGGACATGCCTGTGGATTTTCTCAGTCAAATTCATTCACGCACAGTTCTCtagattcaaaatttgtttCTGAACCTTTGCTGAATATACCTTCACTGAAGGAAGGATCAAGTGACCAGTGTTCACCTTCAAATCATACAATAAGGTCTGCATCAGATAGGGTTCATACTGAAGAAGATATTGGTATGATTCCTTTTGATAATCTTCAACCAAAGGGCTTGAACAAATTAGCAGGTCATCATGAAGCCAATTCAGCACGGAGGGCGTTTGAAGCTTTTGTTGGTACACTAACACGAACAAAGGAAAGTATATCTCGTGCAACACGTCTTGCGCTGGACTGTGCCAAGCATGGCATTGCTGGTGAG GTAATGGATATCATTATTGAACACCTGGAAAAGGAaactaatttatataaaagaGTCGATTTGTTCTTCCTTGTCGATTCAATAATCCGGTACTGTCGCAATCAGAAAG GTGGACCTGGCGATGCCTATCCTTCTCTTATCCAGGCAGTGTTACCACGAATTATATATGCTTCTGCACCACCTGGAAATTCTGCTTGGGAGAATCGAAGGCAATGTCTTAAG GTTTTGAGGCTCTGGCTTGAGAGAAAAACCCTTTCAGAATACATCATTCGCCACCATATTAAAGAGCTTGAAGCTCTTAATGAGGCATCATTTGGAAGCTCTCACCGTCCTTCAGGTACAGAGAGAGCTCTGAATGACCCTTTGCGGGATAATGAGGCATTTCTTGTTGATGAGTATGGAAG CAATGCTGGTTTTCATCTTCAAAATCTAATTTGCACGAAACTACTTGAAGATGAGGATGGAAGGTCCTCTGAGGAGAGGAGCTTTGGTGGTCTTACTCCTGAACACGAAGTTACTGGTGCTAGTGAGCAAGAGGTGTGCCATTTTCATGTGACAAAGCATCAACTCATCTTGGAAGAAGTGGATGGTGAACTTGAGATGGAGGATGCAGCCCCGTCAACTGGAGCTGAAGCCAGCTCCAGATGCCAAGAAGGTCTAAATAGTAACTCAAGCTGTACAAGAACTTCTCAACAGCTCAGTTCCATTCCACCCCTACCTGATGACAAAGCCCCATCTCCTCCCCCATTGCCATCATCACCGCCACCTCAACCGCGCCCACCCTGTCCTGTCTCTCAAGGTTCACAGGTGCAAGGAGCATTGCTTGCGGCAGCTGATTGTGTTGAGCAGCAGCATCCAGGAGCCAACTAT AATGTTGAAGGCCAACACCCTTATTCTGTTGCAAACAGCCGAGGAAACATGGATGCATGTGTAGCTTCTTCACAGCCTCCAGTACACTACAATTCTGGATATGCAGGGCATACTAATCAGATATTTCAACCACCACAGCCTCCAGTACACTACAATTCTGGATATGCAGGGCATACTAATCAGATATTtcaaccaccaccgccaccgccactgcaaccgcctccgccaccacaGCCTATTGCAGCATTCCATCCTTCTGGACCCCATGGCAGCTTATGTGGGCCCTCAGTACCGCATCATGGAAATAATTATCACCAACCCCCATCAGCACCACTACCTAATAGCGCATACCATCCACAAGGTTCGAATCAGTTCTCATATCCACCTGAACCAGAACAGAGAACACAACCATGGAATTATGGTCCTCCCTATCCTGAGAGTTGTCAGTATGGTGGACATGACAGAGGACACCATGGATACAATAGGGGACCTCATTTTGATGATAGAGGGCATCACTTTGATGATAGGGGTCATCGCTTTGATGGTGGAGGGCATTACTTTGATGATGGGATGCATCGCTTCGATGATAGATGGCACCACTTTCATGATAGGGGGCAAATGCACCATGAAGTTATGGATGGTGGAAGGTTTCCTCCATTCTTTCCACCAg ATCACTTTGAAGCGCCACCCAACCAATTTCATTGTGGACGACCACTGGAGCCTCCACAAGGTCCATGTTCTGGGTGGTCTATGCCTCATAGGAGATCCAAGTACCCTACCGATTCCAGGCAGACAATGGAGCCACATGTTTCCAATGGAG GTTGGAGGCGGCATGGAAGGCACGATCATGATAGATATAATTGA
- the LOC120662037 gene encoding protein HUA2-LIKE 3-like isoform X1: protein MPPARKKRGAAAAAAAAAAAAAAQWKVGDLVLAKMKGFPAWPAVISEPQKWNLPPPASKKRLLVYFYGTKQVAFCNYTDLEALTEEKKKSLLVKRHGKGADFVRAVKEIVEIYDSLKKETNNENNKSVLIENNLRMDVESHVNNSSSLHTGGLEDGSDLANDNKMEDCPTSSMDHNTSRSNINTMVVEHCVVNSAHVDPTEKSPLLHESRHSPLHASSCSKKSDEDPQQQDSCTNGNFALAWRSGSSLGAESITSQDSDGPMDGTNQLSVDLIPGDKQEDSAWHKSIDDDKPSLGSPSAWHKSIDDDKPSLGSPSATKEAVLSHSSQETSSQLAPSGASNDDKPSTAKDNVRCTCSNEVSQNGVRDKEDKLNGMVDLPINTTRTFRRKRRPNTSVNYPVSSEVSNMDRELQPKSKGDTVCSPNSRSEIIKSDGDEHLPLVKRARVRMERPTLEDATADEPDHSSDKTEPAKHEDPCYKHTMSAISGKDQSADDLPPSVDASPNINLSLPSGEVVNSCNNNNEFQPKVFTLDVEAALPPSKRLHRALEAMSANTSETFSNLPEATKSNEVSLKGCTASTERSPLNNSADALVKSPKSAMAKSPKVSLSAHSSDAPTGQKHITQVVMLNKDALSPVSLDLRNDDLSDNIQKDRVSEEACMDSENAPNLVVHTGIDSDKCEKTPPCSMKLEEPGVVSEFDQPPSHKLSGNEPRESVEGSKNAFSITIDVSAEPISQANGVVSYTNGTCDPVLHDDTVLAESTVSICDTRATCLVSKVSCIHSDTSNRTVEAHSSSIAPGDPDHGLNLKDKSISPDSMPTKELVADGHACGFSQSNSFTHSSLDSKFVSEPLLNIPSLKEGSSDQCSPSNHTIRSASDRVHTEEDIGMIPFDNLQPKGLNKLAGHHEANSARRAFEAFVGTLTRTKESISRATRLALDCAKHGIAGEVMDIIIEHLEKETNLYKRVDLFFLVDSIIRYCRNQKGGPGDAYPSLIQAVLPRIIYASAPPGNSAWENRRQCLKVLRLWLERKTLSEYIIRHHIKELEALNEASFGSSHRPSGTERALNDPLRDNEAFLVDEYGSNAGFHLQNLICTKLLEDEDGRSSEERSFGGLTPEHEVTGASEQEVCHFHVTKHQLILEEVDGELEMEDAAPSTGAEASSRCQEGLNSNSSCTRTSQQLSSIPPLPDDKAPSPPPLPSSPPPQPRPPCPVSQGSQVQGALLAAADCVEQQHPGANYNVEGQHPYSVANSRGNMDACVASSQPPVHYNSGYAGHTNQIFQPPQPPVHYNSGYAGHTNQIFQPPPPPPLQPPPPPQPIAAFHPSGPHGSLCGPSVPHHGNNYHQPPSAPLPNSAYHPQGSNQFSYPPEPEQRTQPWNYGPPYPESCQYGGHDRGHHGYNRGPHFDDRGHHFDDRGHRFDGGGHYFDDGMHRFDDRWHHFHDRGQMHHEVMDGGRFPPFFPPGPPFPDHFEAPPNQFHCGRPLEPPQGPCSGWSMPHRRSKYPTDSRQTMEPHVSNGGWRRHGRHDHDRYN from the exons ATGCCGCCGGCCCGTAAgaagcgcggcgcggcggcggccgccgccgccgctgcagctgccgcggcggcgcagtggaAGGTGGGCGACCTTGTGCTCGCTAAGATGAAGGGCTTCCCGGCATGGCCGGCCGTG ATAAGTGAACCACAGAAATGGAACCTTCCTCCTCCTGCATCCAAAAAGAGGTTGCTGGTCTACTTTTATGGAACTAAACAAGT TGCCTTTTGTAACTATACTGACCTTGAGGCACTCactgaagagaagaaaaaatctCTACTTGTTAAGCGACATGGGAAAGGGGCAGATTTTGTCCGAGCAGTTAAGGAAATAGTTGAGATTTATGATTCTTTAAAGAAAGAGACTAATAATGAAAATAATAAGAGTGTCTTGATTGAAAATAATTTGAGGATGGATGTCGAAAGTCATGTCAATAACAGTAGCAGTTTGCATACTGGAGGTCTTGAGGATGGTTCTGATCTGGCCAATGACAACAAGATGGAGGATTGCCCCACCTCTTCCATGGATCACAACACTTCTCGATCTAATATCAATACAATGGTGGTTGAGCACTGTGTTGTAAATTCTGCACATGTTGACCCTACTGAAAAGTCACCTCTCCTTCATGAGAGTAGACATTCTCCTTTGCATGCCAGTTCATGTTCAAAGAAGAGTGACGAAGATCCACAGCAACAAGATTCCTGCACAAATGGTAATTTTGCATTAGCATGGAGATCAGGAAGTTCATTAGGTGCTGAATCAATAACAAGTCAGGACTCTGATGGCCCTATGGATGGTACCAATCAGCTTTCTGTTGATTTGATTCCTGGTGACAAGCAGGAAGATTCTGCTTGGCATAAGAGCATTGACGATGACAAACCTAGCTTGGGTTCCCCTTCTGCTTGGCATAAGAGCATTGACGATGACAAACCTAGCTTGGGTTCCCCTTCTGCGACAAAGGAAGCTGTCTTGTCACATTCAAGTCAAGAAACCAGCAGTCAACTTGCACCCTCTGGTGCTAGTAATGATGATAAACCGAGTACTGCAAAAGATAATGTACGATGTACTTGTAGTAATGAGGTATCCCAAAATGGAGTCAGGGACAAAGAAGACAAACTGAATGGAATGGTTGATCTTCCCATTAACACAACCCGAACttttagaagaaaaagaaggccaAACACTAGTGTTAATTATCCTGTCAGTAGTGAGGTATCAAATATGGACAGGGAATTGCAGCCTAAGTCAAAAGGAGATACTGTATGTTCTCCAAATTCAAGGAGCGAAATTATCAAATCAGATGGAGATGAGCACTTACCGTTGGTCAAAAGGGCAAGAGTACGAATGGAAAGACCTACACTGGAGGATGCCACAGCGGATGAACCTGACCACTCTTCTGACAAAACAGAGCCAGCTAAACATGAAGATCCATGCTATAAGCATACAATGTCTGCAATATCTGGAAAGGATCAATCAGCCGATGACTTACCTCCTAGTGTAGATGCGTCACCCAACATAAACCTCTCTCTGCCATCAGGAGAAGTTGTGAATtcttgtaataataataatgaatTCCAACCAAAGGTTTTTACATTGGATGTAGAAGCTGCTTTACCTCCATCAAAACGCCTTCATCGTGCCTTAGAAGCTATGTCTGCTAATACATCTGAAACTTTTAGTAATCTGCCTGAAGCTACAAAGTCAAATGAAGTTAGTCTGAAAGGCTGCACTGCTTCAACAGAAAGGTCCCCTCTTAACAACTCTGCAGATGCACTTGTTAAAAGTCCAAAATCTGCAATGGCTAAAAGCCCGAAGGTGTCTTTGAGTGCACATTCTTCAGATGCCCCAACTGGCCAAAAGCATATCACACAAGTTGTCATGTTGAACAAGGATGCCCTCTCTCCTGTTTCTTTGGATTTGAGAAATGATGATCTCAGTGACAATATACAAAAAGACAGAGTTTCTGAAGAAGCCTGCATGGACAGTGAAAATGCACCTAATTTAGTTGTTCATACTGGGATTGATAGCGATAAGTGTGAAAAAACTCCACCCTGTTCCATGAAATTGGAAGAGCCAGGTGTTGTATCTGAGTTTGATCAACCACCTTCACACAAACTAAGTGGAAATGAGCCTAGGGAATCAGTTGAAGGCTCTAAAAATGCTTTCAGCATAACTATCGATGTATCTGCTGAGCCAATTAGCCAAGCAAATGGTGTTGTCTCATATACTAATGGCACTTGTGATCCTGTGCTGCATGATGACACTGTTTTAGCTGAATCAACAGTTAGTATTTGTGACACAAGGGCCACTTGTTTGGTTTCTAAAGTTTCGTGTATTCATTCTGACACAAGCAACAGGACAGTTGAAGC GCATAGTTCATCAATTGCACCAGGAGACCCTGACCATGGATTAAACCTAAAAGATAAGAGCATATCTCCAGATTCAATGCCTACAAAAGAACTAGTTGCTGATGGACATGCCTGTGGATTTTCTCAGTCAAATTCATTCACGCACAGTTCTCtagattcaaaatttgtttCTGAACCTTTGCTGAATATACCTTCACTGAAGGAAGGATCAAGTGACCAGTGTTCACCTTCAAATCATACAATAAGGTCTGCATCAGATAGGGTTCATACTGAAGAAGATATTGGTATGATTCCTTTTGATAATCTTCAACCAAAGGGCTTGAACAAATTAGCAGGTCATCATGAAGCCAATTCAGCACGGAGGGCGTTTGAAGCTTTTGTTGGTACACTAACACGAACAAAGGAAAGTATATCTCGTGCAACACGTCTTGCGCTGGACTGTGCCAAGCATGGCATTGCTGGTGAG GTAATGGATATCATTATTGAACACCTGGAAAAGGAaactaatttatataaaagaGTCGATTTGTTCTTCCTTGTCGATTCAATAATCCGGTACTGTCGCAATCAGAAAG GTGGACCTGGCGATGCCTATCCTTCTCTTATCCAGGCAGTGTTACCACGAATTATATATGCTTCTGCACCACCTGGAAATTCTGCTTGGGAGAATCGAAGGCAATGTCTTAAG GTTTTGAGGCTCTGGCTTGAGAGAAAAACCCTTTCAGAATACATCATTCGCCACCATATTAAAGAGCTTGAAGCTCTTAATGAGGCATCATTTGGAAGCTCTCACCGTCCTTCAGGTACAGAGAGAGCTCTGAATGACCCTTTGCGGGATAATGAGGCATTTCTTGTTGATGAGTATGGAAG CAATGCTGGTTTTCATCTTCAAAATCTAATTTGCACGAAACTACTTGAAGATGAGGATGGAAGGTCCTCTGAGGAGAGGAGCTTTGGTGGTCTTACTCCTGAACACGAAGTTACTGGTGCTAGTGAGCAAGAGGTGTGCCATTTTCATGTGACAAAGCATCAACTCATCTTGGAAGAAGTGGATGGTGAACTTGAGATGGAGGATGCAGCCCCGTCAACTGGAGCTGAAGCCAGCTCCAGATGCCAAGAAGGTCTAAATAGTAACTCAAGCTGTACAAGAACTTCTCAACAGCTCAGTTCCATTCCACCCCTACCTGATGACAAAGCCCCATCTCCTCCCCCATTGCCATCATCACCGCCACCTCAACCGCGCCCACCCTGTCCTGTCTCTCAAGGTTCACAGGTGCAAGGAGCATTGCTTGCGGCAGCTGATTGTGTTGAGCAGCAGCATCCAGGAGCCAACTAT AATGTTGAAGGCCAACACCCTTATTCTGTTGCAAACAGCCGAGGAAACATGGATGCATGTGTAGCTTCTTCACAGCCTCCAGTACACTACAATTCTGGATATGCAGGGCATACTAATCAGATATTTCAACCACCACAGCCTCCAGTACACTACAATTCTGGATATGCAGGGCATACTAATCAGATATTtcaaccaccaccgccaccgccactgcaaccgcctccgccaccacaGCCTATTGCAGCATTCCATCCTTCTGGACCCCATGGCAGCTTATGTGGGCCCTCAGTACCGCATCATGGAAATAATTATCACCAACCCCCATCAGCACCACTACCTAATAGCGCATACCATCCACAAGGTTCGAATCAGTTCTCATATCCACCTGAACCAGAACAGAGAACACAACCATGGAATTATGGTCCTCCCTATCCTGAGAGTTGTCAGTATGGTGGACATGACAGAGGACACCATGGATACAATAGGGGACCTCATTTTGATGATAGAGGGCATCACTTTGATGATAGGGGTCATCGCTTTGATGGTGGAGGGCATTACTTTGATGATGGGATGCATCGCTTCGATGATAGATGGCACCACTTTCATGATAGGGGGCAAATGCACCATGAAGTTATGGATGGTGGAAGGTTTCCTCCATTCTTTCCACCAg GTCCTCCATTTCCAGATCACTTTGAAGCGCCACCCAACCAATTTCATTGTGGACGACCACTGGAGCCTCCACAAGGTCCATGTTCTGGGTGGTCTATGCCTCATAGGAGATCCAAGTACCCTACCGATTCCAGGCAGACAATGGAGCCACATGTTTCCAATGGAG GTTGGAGGCGGCATGGAAGGCACGATCATGATAGATATAATTGA